Within the Gracilinema caldarium DSM 7334 genome, the region GGGCCTCGCGGTGCTTTCGGTGGTGGACCAGCCGGCCCTGCTGGCGGAAATTAGCCGGAAAGGGAACCATATTATGGAAACTATTCGGGCCTGGAAACATCCGGCGGTGCGGGAAGTGCGGGGAAGGGGCCTTATGATTGGCATCGATATTGCCGGTGATGCCTGGCCGGTACTGGAAGCGGCCCTGCAACAGGGACTTTTGCTTTTGTCGGCGGGGCAGAAAACCCTGCGGCTTCTCCCCCCCTATATCATTACCGATGATGAAATAGATGAGGGTCTTAAGATCCTTAGGTCTATTCTGGATACTATATCCCTCGGCGCATAGTTCCAAGGGTACAATTCCTATACAAGGAGAAAGAGATGAAAAAGAAGATTGTGTTAGCCTATTCTGGCGGTCTGGATACGACGGTTATTATTCCCTGGCTCAAAGAAAACTATGACTGTGACATTATAGCGGTCTGCGTGGATGTGGGGCAGGAAGCGGATTGGGAAACCATTAAACAGCGAGCCCTGACTACCGGTGCGTCAGCATGCTATGTGGCGGATGTAAAAAAGGAATATGTAGAGAACTATGTGTGGCCCGCCCTTAAGGCCGGGGCTGTATACGAAGATAAATACCTCTTGGGTACCAGCACCGCCCGGCCCCTCATTGCCAAGGTCCTCGTGGAATATGCCCGGAAGGAAAAGGCTGTCGCCATAGCCCATGGTGCTACCGGCAAGGGAAACGACCAGGTCCGTTTTGACCTGGGTATTATGGCCTTTGCTCCGGACCTGGAAATCATCGCCCCCTGGCGGACCTGGGACATTAAAAGCCGGGAAGAGGAAATTGAATACCTGGAAAAACGGGGCATCCCGGTTCCCATGAAAAAGAGCGATTCCTACAGCCGGGACGACAACCTGTGGCATATTTCCCACGAAGGACTCGAGTTGGAGGACCCCGCCAACGAGCCCAACCTGGAGCGGATGCTTAAGATGACCGTTCCCCCTGAAAAGGCTCCTGACAAGGCCGAATATGTGGAAATAGAATTTGAACAGGGTATTCCGGTTGCGGTAAATGGCAAGCGGATGGATGGGGTAAGCCTCATTAAAACCCTGAACAAGATTGGCGGTGCCCATGGGGTTGGTATCGTGGACCTGGTGGAAAACCGGGTGGTCGGCATGAAGAGCCGGGGCGTCTACGAAACCCCCGGCGGGGCCATCCTTTATTATGCCCACCAGGAACTGGAACACCTCTGTCTGGACCGGCAGACCTATGCCTTTAAGCAGATGGTAAGCCAGAAGATGGCCGAAGTTATCTACGGCGGCCTCTGGTTTACCCCCTTGCGGGAAGCCCTCAGTGCTTTTGTCGATTCCACCCAGCGGACCGTAAGCGGCAAGGTGCGGCTTAAGCTGTATAAGGGCTCCATCAGCGCCGCGGGCAGCACATCCCCCTATTCCCTCTATAATACGAGCATCGCCAGCTTCACCACCGGCGAGCTGTACAACCATGCCGACGCCAAGGGCTTTATCCGCCTGTACGGCCTTCCTGTGCTGGTCCGTGCCCTGATGGAACAAGGTTTTGTTAAGGGAACCCAGCATATTGATGGAACTGAAGCGAAGTCTTCAGGCGTAGCGGGGTAGGCTATGGCCCAGGTCTTGTGGTCCGGCAGGCTTGAGGAAAAACCCGATGCGGAAGCCCTTGCCTTTGAGTCTTCCATCGCAGTGGATAGCCGTCTTGCCCAGGAAGACATAACCGGAAGCCGTGCCCATGTGGCCATGCTGGCTAAGCAGGGTATCATCCCCGCCGAAGCCGCCCAGGCCATCGATACAGAACTGGGGCGGATTTCCCGGGAACTTGCCGAAGGAAAAATTTCCATCGACCAGGAGGCGGAGGATATTCATTCCTTTATCGAAGGGCTTCTCACGGAGCGGCTTGGCGACGTGGGCCGCATGGTCCATGCGGGCCGGAGCCGGAACGACCAGGTGGCGGTGGACCTGAGGCTCTACTTAAAGGGGGTTGTCCCCGAAATAGCCGAAGAAATCCGGGCCACCTGCCAAACCCTGCTGGACCTGGCGGAACAGCACCTGGAGACCCTGATGCCGGGCTATACCCATCTTCAGCGGGCCCAGCCGGTCAGTCTGGCCCATCACCTGGTGGCCTGGACTGCGGGACTCGAACGGGACCGCGGGCGCTTTTTGGATGCCCTCACCCGGCTTGATGAATGTCCCCTGGGTTCGGGGGCTTTAGCCACATCCACGCTGACCCTGGATCGGTATGAGACCGCCCGAGGCCTTGGCTTTCCGAGACCTACGGTCAATTCCATGGATTCGGTGGCTGACCGGGACTTCGCCCTGGAACTGGCCGGAGCCTGTGCCATACTGGCCACCCACTTGTCACGGTTTTGCGAAGATGTAGTCCTCTGGGCTACAGAAGAATTTGGGTTTATCAATCTAGCGGAACAGTGGAGTACCGGTTCTTCCATCATGCCCCAGAAAAAGAATCCCGACTTCGCCGAGCTTATCCGGGGCAAGACGGGTAGACAAATTGGCAATCTGGTGACCCTGCTTACCCTCTTAAAGGGACTTCCCTATGCCTATGACCGGGACCTGCAGGAAGATAAGGAAGCCCTCTTCGATGCCCTGGATACGGCCCGGGCTACCCTCAGAATGTTCCGTCCCATGATGGCCACCGCCCAATTCCGCAAGGATAGGATGGAAGCCGCCTGCGTCGGTGGCTTCCTGGAAGCCACCGATGTGGCCGAATACCTGGTGCGGAAGGGGCTCCCCTTCCGTAAAGCCCACGAGGTAGCCGCCCAGGTTGTGCGGGACTGCGGAGCCGCCGGACAACGGAGTATCGCAGAGCGGACCCTGGAGGAGCTGCGCAGCCGCTCTGAACTTTTTGATGCAGACCTCTACGAAGTGATACGTCCCGGCACAGCCCTCCGCAACCGTTCCCGGTCCGGCGGCCCCGCCCCTGAGGCTGTCCAGGCTCAAATCGCCGAACTGCGCCGCCGGCTCGAGAAGTAGGGCACCTCAAAAACTGAAGTTTTAAAACCCCAGTAGAAAAATCAGGAGTAAGACTCCATAAATTATTATAAATTTATGGAGTTTAACTCCATAAATTTGACAAATATTGCAGAATAGCCTAAGTTGATAGTATGTTTTTACGAGCCTATGAACCATTAGAGAAACATCTTGAAGTGGGCAAAGCGCTGATTATATTTGGTCCCCGTCGTACTGGAAAAACCACAATACTGCAGCAGTTTTTAAAGAAAACTCATAAAAGATATAAATTAGACTCAGGCGATAATATTAGAGTCAGGGACATCCTTGGATCACAGGACTTTTCACGGATTATTTCATATCTCGAAGGTTATGATATATATGCTATAGATGAGGCTCAGAATATTCCTTCTATCGGTATGGCCCTAAAAATTATTGTAGATCAATGTCCGAATATGCAAGTGGTGGTTACGGGCTCTTCATCTTTTGAGCTAGCTGGACAAATTGGAGAACCACTAACCGGTCGTAAAAAGACCTTCATATTGTATCCTATGTCACAATTAGAGTTACTGCAGAGCTATAACCGCTTTGAACTCACAGAGGGATTATCGGATTTTTTGGTTTTTGGTTCCTATCCAGAGGTACTTACCGCCAGTACGTATAATAAAAAAAAAGAGCTCCTGTATGAGTTGACCCAGTCCTACTTATTAAAAGATATATTAGCTTTTGATAAGATTAAACATTCCAGGACTTTACTAGATTTATTAATGTTGCTGGCCTATCAAATTGGTAACGAGGTTTCATTAAATGAATTGGCCACTAAGCTTAATATTGATGTAAAAACAGTCCAGCGATATCTCGATCTACTTGAAAAAACTTTTGTTATTATAAGGTTTAATGGCTTTAGCAGAAATCTTCGGGATGAAGTAACCAATAAGGCAAAATATTATTTTATAGATACTGGTATCCGCAATGCACTCATCAATCAATTTAATCCTTTAGATATGCGGAATGATCAGGGTGCGCTCTGGGAGAATTTTATGCAGGTTGAACGTATTAAGTACAGAACATACAAAGGAATGTATGCTCATTCTTATTTTTGGCGAACCTATCAACAACAGGAAATAGATTTAATAGAAGAATACGAAGGTAAACTCCATGCTTTTGAGTTTAAGTGGTCATCAAAAAAACAAGTAAGACCGCCAAAAACATGGAGTACTGCCTATCCTGATGCGGATTATAAAGTTATCACCCCCGAAAACTACCAATCGATAATACTATAGCATTTGATCATGGAGATCATTTTTGCTCCTCAGTCCAGGCTGAGCACCACCTTGCCGCTTTGGCCGCTTAACATCGCATCAAAACCCTTTTGATATTGGTCAAAAGGAAGCCGATGGGTAATGATCGGGGCGATGTTTAAGCCGCTTAAGAGCATGGCCTGCATCTTATACCAGGTTTCAAAAATTTCCCGGCCATAAATACCCTTTAGGTGCAGGCCCTTAAAAATAACCTGGTCCCAGTCAATCTTTGTTTCAGGGGGCAGAATACCCAGGAGGGCAATCCTGCCGCCGGGGTACATACCCTCGAGCATCGATTCAAAGGCGGTGCCGGAGCCGGACATTTCGAGCCCAATGTCAAAGCCCTTCATCCCTTCGCGCTCAATAAAGGCCTTTACCGAGTCTTTTGTTACATCAATCGTGTGGGTCGCACCCAGCTTCATCGCAAGCTCGAGCCGCCAGGGGTTTACATCGGTTACCACAACCCGCCGGGCTCCCACATGCCGGCTGATTGCGGCGGCCATACAGCCGATGGGGCCTGCGCCGGTAATGAGCACATCTTCGCCAATCATTTCAAAGGATAGGGCCGTATGGGTTGCATTCCCATAGGGATCAAAAATCGCCGCCACATCATCGGGTATCGAAGGATGTACCCTCCAGGCATTCGATGCGGGCAGGGCCAGGTATTCGGCAAAACAGCCGTCCCGGTTTACCCCAACCCCAATCGTATTAGGACAGAGGTGCCGTCGCCCCGCAAGGCAGGACCGGCAGGTGCCGCATACAATGTGGCCTTCACCAGAAACCCGCTCGCCAACCTGCCAGCCTGTTACCGAAGACCCGATTTCTACAATTTCGCCTACAAATTCATGGCCAATTACCAGGGGCGGCCGGATATGTTTCTGGGACCAGGCATCCCATTTATAGATATGCACATCGGTCCCGCAAATGGCTACTTTTTTTATTTTAATAAGGAGGTCATTGGGCCCCACCTTCGGTATGGGTACGTCCATCATACGGACCCCTACGCCAGCTTCATGTTTCACAATTGCTTTCATACAAGCCTCCAGATGAAATTATAATCGAGGGTGGGGAAAAAGAAAACAGTAGAGTCACTAGGCCTGCGCTCAGGGGGATAGGGCTCTTACTGGGGGTCCTGTCGTGGGAAAGCCATGGGGTCCCCTGTTTCCCCATGGTTTCCCCCGCCACCCCCGCAGCCTTTTTACTATCCCCCTGGGCGCAGGCCCGCTCATATCGGGGGGCCTTATTTCGAGCCGGTCTTCCCGTTTTGCCACTGAATCGGTATAATAGGCCCTCTATTATTACCCACGGGAGATTTATATGGAAGTTCGCGTTCGCTATGCCCCATCGCCGACGGGGCTTCAGCATATTGGAGGGGTACGGACCGCCCTCTTTAACTATCTTTTCGCCCGGTCTAAGGGCGGAAAGTTTATTCTGCGCCTGGAAGATACGGATCAGACCCGGTATGACCCAGCCTATGTTCAGAACCTCTATGATACCTTTAACTGGCTCGGTATTCACTGGGATGAAGGCCCCGATGTGGGCGGTCCTGCGGCACCCTATATTCAATCCCAGCGTTTTGCCCTGTATAAGGAATATGCGGAAAAACTCGTAGCCATGGGGCAGGCTTATTACTGTTTCTGCACCGAAGATCGGCTCGAGAAGATCCGGAAAGAACGGGAAGAGTCCAAATCCAGCGAAACCGGATACGACCGGCACTGCCGCGCCTTGGATCCCGCTGAGGCCGCAAAGCGGGCTCAAGCCGGGGAAAGCCACGTAATCCGCCTTAAAATCCCCCTCGGAGAGGTAACCCGTTTCCATGATCACCTCTTAGGTGATATTGAATGGAAGAATGATGATGTAAATCCCGATCCGGTACTGCTGAAATCCGACGGTTTTCCCACCTATCACCTGGCCAACGTGGTGGATGATCACCTGATGCAGGTTACCCATGTACTCAGAGCCCAGGAATGGATACCCTCCACACCCCTGCATGTCATCATGTATAAGGCCTTTGGCTGGGATCATCCTGAGTACTGCCATCTCCCCATGGTTATGGGCCAGGACGGTAAAAAGCTCAGCAAGCGTCATGGAGCCACCAGTATTGATGAATTCCGCCGACAGGGCTATCTGCCTGAGGCTCTTATCAATTATGTGGCCCTCCTGGGTGCTTCCTATGAAGAAGGCAAGGATATCTATACTGTAGCCGAACTGGCAGAACGCTTCAGTCTGGATAAGCTTAACAAGGCCCCCGCAATTTTTGACTATAAAAAGCTGGAATGGTATAACGGCCAATATATCCGGATGAAATCCGATGCTGAACTGGCGACCCTCATCGAACCCTATGCCGTATCCTCTGGTCTTTTTGGCGAACCTGGAACAGCACCCTCAGAAGCACAACGGTCGCTTTTTGTGGCCGCCATGCCCCTCATTAAAGAGCGGCTCAGTTTTCTCCATGAAGGTCCGGCCAAGCTCACCTATCTTTTTGATGAACCTGCCATGCCGCAAAAGGAAGAGTTCTTTCCTAAAAAGGCCGACCTGGCAGTTGCCATCAATCTGCTTACCATGGTCCGTGAATTAGTTCCGGCCATGGCCAGGCAGTCCGATGAAGCATCGGAAGCCATGGTAAAGCAGTATGCCGAAGAAAAACAGGTAAAGATGGGGGACCTCATGATGCCCCTCCGGGTTGCCATTACCGGCAGCCGGGTGAGTCCGCCCCTCTTTGGTTCTATAAAGCTTCTCGGCGAAGCAAAAGCTCTGGCCAGGGTTGACCGAGCTTTAGAATATCTCCGTTCTTAGCTAGAGCATGAATTTCATGAAGCAGAGAAAACTGGCCATTATTCTTATTTATTCATTATTTCTGCAAAATCTACAGCAAAACTTGCATGGTCAGGCTTTCTCTGCTTCCAAGCCTTCACTGGACCTTTCGTTTCTTCCTCAGGAACTGCAACAGGATCTGCAGGAATCCGGTTTTCTTACGTCCTTCCGTATGAAACCCAAGACCTTGAAACTGGTACCATTTTTCTCAGGTCGTAGTGATTTTATACGCCGTCATGAAACATTGGAACCCCATGCAGTACAGGAGGCTCTGTTCCTATTATCACCTCGACCCATAGCAACCAATAAAAATAATCTCTATAAACTACTCATGGAAGCTCCCAGTCTCGCCGGTTTAAGCTACAATCGAAAAAAGGGTGGACCTGTTCTCCTCTTCCGGAACGTCCGGTTTATCACTACTCCTGACCCTGTTACACTTGAAGCGATTATCCAGGTGGAAGATACCGAATTTGGAACCATCAAATTTAAAACTAGTCTCGAATATGATGAAACCAAGATAATACTAAAAATGATAAATCTCGACCCGCTCTCATATCTGGTGTTTCCTGCTGTACCACCAGGCCAGGCTCTGGTAGATATCGTATACGGTATGGGCCCTGGAGCATCTTTTGTATATACTGCCTGGAGTGTTCGGGCTTATCTTTTTATACCCTCCGCCGCAACAGTGGAGACCCCGCTATATCGGCGGGCAATCAGTCTTAAAAACTGGTTTATAAGTTTATTGGAGACATTAGAATGAACATCCGTGTGATTGAGCTTCCCCTCGATTTTGGTGCTAACCGGCGCGGCAGTGATATGGGGCCTTCGGCCATGCGGCTCGCAGGGCTAAAGCAGGTACTCACTGAGCTAGGCCATACCTGTGAAGAGTCCTTCCCCGGCATTTCGGTCCCCGCCCAGGAATTTCTGGAAGAAGGCGATCCCCAGGTCAGATTCCTCAAGCCCATTGCAGAAGCCTGTACGGCCCTAGCAGAGCGGGTAGAGCAGGCGGTCGATGCCGGAGCCTTCCCCCTGGTGCTGGGCGGGGACCACTCCATCGCCATCGGCACCCTCTCTGGCCTTGGTGCTGCCTACAGAAAACGGAACCTCCGCTGGGGAACCCTCTGGATCGATGCTCATGGAGATTTTAACACCCCTGAATCCACCCCTTCCGGGAATATCCATGGTATGTCCCTTGCCATTGCCTGCGGCTATGGCCACCCCGATTTGGTTAATCTCTATGGAAAATTCAGAAAACTGGACCCCGCCAACGTAGCCCTTGTGGGGGTCCGTGATCTGGACCCCCTGGAAAAGGTGAATATGCGGGAGGCCGGTGTTACGGTCTTTACTATGACCGAAGTTGACCGCTTAGGTATTGCGGAAACCGCCCGCCAACTTGTAGCTTTTTTTACATCCCGGGTGGATCGGCTTCATGTGAGCGTGGATATGGATGTGATGGACCCCATGATTGCTCCCGGGGTGGGTATTCCACTTCCTGGAGGTTTCTCATACCGGGAAGTACTGTTATTGGCGGAGGAACTGGCTTCATCGGGCATTTTGGCTTCCGCTGAATTGGTAGAAGTAAACCCCGTCCTCGATGTTCGCAACCAGACCGCCCGGATGGCTGTAGAAATTGCAGGGCGGCTTTTAGGTTCGAGGGTATATTAACAATAACCTGGGAAAAGCAATACATAACTTTTCCCAGGCTTATTTAACTACAGCATGTATTTAACTAAACGATAGAAAAGGTTTTTATTATTGAATTGGTATCCCTGCTGCAAAGCCAAGTGTGAAAGCTCGGTTAGTATCTAACGCATCAGTCAGCATTGCATCAATAACAAATTTGTATTTTCTAAGAGAAGGAGAAGCGGCAAGGTCGATTCTTATACCAGTGTTTAAACTACCCCGTTGGTATGCATTTGATCCCACAGCCTGTACACTGTAAGAAAAGTTAGAAAAATCAGTAATCCAATGAATATAGTTTTGAAAAACTTTGGGAAAAAGTAGTAAATCAAAGCCCATACCAAAATCAATATTAGAGTCATTGCTATCTTTAATAAAGGTTTTTCCTACTACCACTGTAGTCTCGGCAGGCATATTAAAAAAGGTTGATGGATAGGTTGCTGCAAGGTAGATTTGGGTAGCGTTCGAACTTGAGCCACCTTGTTGTAACATTTGAAAATTGGTACCAACTGCTACTGCAGTCCCAGAGGTTGGCAACTGAATTTTACCACCGATTAATGTATCCCCATTGTCATCGCCAATTTGATTATCATAGGCAAAGGATAGCTCTACCCGTTTAAAAAGACTGACACTTGCAGCCCCAATATGGGCAATTTCACTATCTTCAAAAATTCCATGATATCCCAAATCTACACCTATATCGGCACTTTTTTCCCATCCAATTCGTCCGTTGGGAATAGATATAAGTCCGGTTGAACCATTTAAACTCATGCCTTTAAGAGATTGAGCCGAAATGGTGGGTATTAATCCGATAACCAGCACAAAGGAAACCAAATAAAACGTAACTTTGTTCATCGTTTTCTCCTTACCTCATAGTTAAGAAAATGTATTAAAAATATAACGTGTCTCACGCTATAATTCAATTATTATACAATAAATTATTCTTATAATAACAACAAAGATATATAAATCAATATACTGACCAAGCGTTTTGATGGTAATGCTTCTCATTTTAGAGTATAACTATTAGTATGGACAAAGCATCCAATTCAAACTGGTATGAAAAAAGTCGTAAACGACTTTTTGAGTGTTCTATGTTCTCTGTTTTTGAAGCAGAACGGTATACTAATAAAAATAACCCCGGGACCTTTTATCTTATAGATGCCCCTGACTGGGCTGGAGTCATCCCGGTGGTGAATACCCCCGAAGGCCGTAAATTTGTTATGATAGAACAGTATCGCCATGGCACGGGCCGCAGGTCTATAGAATTCCCCGGCGGCATCATCGATGCCGGTGAAGACCCGGTTTTAGCCATTTCGCGGGAATTACTAGAAGAAACAGGCTATGCGGCGGAAATGATCATTCCCCTCGGATCTCTTTCTCCAAATCCCGCCATGATGACCAACCATTTCCATGCCTTTGTGGCGGAGGACTGCCATTTGGTCCAGGAACCCCATCTCGATGAACATGAGGACATCCAGGTCCTCCTGGTGCCAGAAGACGAAGCCATCAATCTTGTGGGGGGCGAAGAGATGGGCCACGCCCTCATGACCGCCGCCCTTTTCCTCTACTCCCGCTATTTGGGACGTTGTTTATGAAACAGTGCCCTTGTCATGCCTTGCCTGCTTTACTATAATCCCATCCATGTCCGGGACGTTCCGCTCCCTGCGGAATAGTAGCCGGACCATCTTTTTATATACGCACCTTCACACCGCGGAGGTGTATGCGAACGGCAGGCCCGTTTGCGCTAGGAGTATTTCATGGCTGAACAGCAAAACGAGTATCAAGGCAAGGCTACCATGGAGAAAATCACGTCCCTCGCCAAGCGACGTGGTTTTGTGTTTCAATCGTCGGAAATTTACGGCGGCCAGGCAGGCGCTTGGGACTACGGT harbors:
- a CDS encoding ATP-binding protein, translated to MFLRAYEPLEKHLEVGKALIIFGPRRTGKTTILQQFLKKTHKRYKLDSGDNIRVRDILGSQDFSRIISYLEGYDIYAIDEAQNIPSIGMALKIIVDQCPNMQVVVTGSSSFELAGQIGEPLTGRKKTFILYPMSQLELLQSYNRFELTEGLSDFLVFGSYPEVLTASTYNKKKELLYELTQSYLLKDILAFDKIKHSRTLLDLLMLLAYQIGNEVSLNELATKLNIDVKTVQRYLDLLEKTFVIIRFNGFSRNLRDEVTNKAKYYFIDTGIRNALINQFNPLDMRNDQGALWENFMQVERIKYRTYKGMYAHSYFWRTYQQQEIDLIEEYEGKLHAFEFKWSSKKQVRPPKTWSTAYPDADYKVITPENYQSIIL
- the tdh gene encoding L-threonine 3-dehydrogenase, which translates into the protein MKAIVKHEAGVGVRMMDVPIPKVGPNDLLIKIKKVAICGTDVHIYKWDAWSQKHIRPPLVIGHEFVGEIVEIGSSVTGWQVGERVSGEGHIVCGTCRSCLAGRRHLCPNTIGVGVNRDGCFAEYLALPASNAWRVHPSIPDDVAAIFDPYGNATHTALSFEMIGEDVLITGAGPIGCMAAAISRHVGARRVVVTDVNPWRLELAMKLGATHTIDVTKDSVKAFIEREGMKGFDIGLEMSGSGTAFESMLEGMYPGGRIALLGILPPETKIDWDQVIFKGLHLKGIYGREIFETWYKMQAMLLSGLNIAPIITHRLPFDQYQKGFDAMLSGQSGKVVLSLD
- a CDS encoding argininosuccinate synthase — protein: MKKKIVLAYSGGLDTTVIIPWLKENYDCDIIAVCVDVGQEADWETIKQRALTTGASACYVADVKKEYVENYVWPALKAGAVYEDKYLLGTSTARPLIAKVLVEYARKEKAVAIAHGATGKGNDQVRFDLGIMAFAPDLEIIAPWRTWDIKSREEEIEYLEKRGIPVPMKKSDSYSRDDNLWHISHEGLELEDPANEPNLERMLKMTVPPEKAPDKAEYVEIEFEQGIPVAVNGKRMDGVSLIKTLNKIGGAHGVGIVDLVENRVVGMKSRGVYETPGGAILYYAHQELEHLCLDRQTYAFKQMVSQKMAEVIYGGLWFTPLREALSAFVDSTQRTVSGKVRLKLYKGSISAAGSTSPYSLYNTSIASFTTGELYNHADAKGFIRLYGLPVLVRALMEQGFVKGTQHIDGTEAKSSGVAG
- a CDS encoding NUDIX hydrolase, which translates into the protein MDKASNSNWYEKSRKRLFECSMFSVFEAERYTNKNNPGTFYLIDAPDWAGVIPVVNTPEGRKFVMIEQYRHGTGRRSIEFPGGIIDAGEDPVLAISRELLEETGYAAEMIIPLGSLSPNPAMMTNHFHAFVAEDCHLVQEPHLDEHEDIQVLLVPEDEAINLVGGEEMGHALMTAALFLYSRYLGRCL
- the rocF gene encoding arginase, yielding MNIRVIELPLDFGANRRGSDMGPSAMRLAGLKQVLTELGHTCEESFPGISVPAQEFLEEGDPQVRFLKPIAEACTALAERVEQAVDAGAFPLVLGGDHSIAIGTLSGLGAAYRKRNLRWGTLWIDAHGDFNTPESTPSGNIHGMSLAIACGYGHPDLVNLYGKFRKLDPANVALVGVRDLDPLEKVNMREAGVTVFTMTEVDRLGIAETARQLVAFFTSRVDRLHVSVDMDVMDPMIAPGVGIPLPGGFSYREVLLLAEELASSGILASAELVEVNPVLDVRNQTARMAVEIAGRLLGSRVY
- the argH gene encoding argininosuccinate lyase — encoded protein: MAQVLWSGRLEEKPDAEALAFESSIAVDSRLAQEDITGSRAHVAMLAKQGIIPAEAAQAIDTELGRISRELAEGKISIDQEAEDIHSFIEGLLTERLGDVGRMVHAGRSRNDQVAVDLRLYLKGVVPEIAEEIRATCQTLLDLAEQHLETLMPGYTHLQRAQPVSLAHHLVAWTAGLERDRGRFLDALTRLDECPLGSGALATSTLTLDRYETARGLGFPRPTVNSMDSVADRDFALELAGACAILATHLSRFCEDVVLWATEEFGFINLAEQWSTGSSIMPQKKNPDFAELIRGKTGRQIGNLVTLLTLLKGLPYAYDRDLQEDKEALFDALDTARATLRMFRPMMATAQFRKDRMEAACVGGFLEATDVAEYLVRKGLPFRKAHEVAAQVVRDCGAAGQRSIAERTLEELRSRSELFDADLYEVIRPGTALRNRSRSGGPAPEAVQAQIAELRRRLEK
- a CDS encoding DUF6675 family protein, translated to MKQRKLAIILIYSLFLQNLQQNLHGQAFSASKPSLDLSFLPQELQQDLQESGFLTSFRMKPKTLKLVPFFSGRSDFIRRHETLEPHAVQEALFLLSPRPIATNKNNLYKLLMEAPSLAGLSYNRKKGGPVLLFRNVRFITTPDPVTLEAIIQVEDTEFGTIKFKTSLEYDETKIILKMINLDPLSYLVFPAVPPGQALVDIVYGMGPGASFVYTAWSVRAYLFIPSAATVETPLYRRAISLKNWFISLLETLE
- the gltX gene encoding glutamate--tRNA ligase; this translates as MEVRVRYAPSPTGLQHIGGVRTALFNYLFARSKGGKFILRLEDTDQTRYDPAYVQNLYDTFNWLGIHWDEGPDVGGPAAPYIQSQRFALYKEYAEKLVAMGQAYYCFCTEDRLEKIRKEREESKSSETGYDRHCRALDPAEAAKRAQAGESHVIRLKIPLGEVTRFHDHLLGDIEWKNDDVNPDPVLLKSDGFPTYHLANVVDDHLMQVTHVLRAQEWIPSTPLHVIMYKAFGWDHPEYCHLPMVMGQDGKKLSKRHGATSIDEFRRQGYLPEALINYVALLGASYEEGKDIYTVAELAERFSLDKLNKAPAIFDYKKLEWYNGQYIRMKSDAELATLIEPYAVSSGLFGEPGTAPSEAQRSLFVAAMPLIKERLSFLHEGPAKLTYLFDEPAMPQKEEFFPKKADLAVAINLLTMVRELVPAMARQSDEASEAMVKQYAEEKQVKMGDLMMPLRVAITGSRVSPPLFGSIKLLGEAKALARVDRALEYLRS